The Syngnathus typhle isolate RoL2023-S1 ecotype Sweden linkage group LG1, RoL_Styp_1.0, whole genome shotgun sequence genome includes a window with the following:
- the rap1gds1 gene encoding rap1 GTPase-GDP dissociation stimulator 1 isoform X2 has protein sequence MDNLSDALAKLKLASTDSASDSVDGCLDCLLKALLNNTTEASVKVQEMGVLPLLATLLSPQSSCTPRVANIIAEVAKNEFMRTPCVEAGLIPPLIQLLNSTDQEILLQTGRALGNICYDSHSLQGQLISMGVIPTLVKLLGIHSHNAALTEMCLIAFGNLAELESSKEQFASTNIAEELVRLFQKQVEHEKREMIFEVLAPLAENDVIKLQMVEAGLVECLLEVVGQTVDGKREEDVAQLKTASDLMVLLLLGDESMQKLFEGGKGSVFQRVLSWIPSHNHQLQLAGALAIANFARNDGNCIHMVDTGIVEMLLELLDRHIDEGNVTVQHAALSALRNLAIPVVNKSKMLSAGVADVVLKFLQSEMPPVQFKLLGTLRMLIDTQVEAADQLGTNGKLVERLVEWCEAKDHAGVMGESNRLLSALIRHSKSKDVVRTVIQGGGVKHLVTMATSEHMIMQNEALVALGLIAALDLVAAEKDFEGANLVAVLHKLLSDERSAPEIKYNSMILICAVMGSEPLHKEVQSRAFIDVVSKLRSHENKTVSHQASLTEQRLTAQS, from the exons ATGG ACAACCTGAGTGACGCCTTGGCGAAACTTAAACTGGCGTCCACAGACAGCGCCTCGGACAGCGTGGACGGCTGTCTGGACTGTCTGCTGAAAGCTCTGCTCAACAACA CCACGGAGGCCAGTGTGAAGGTCCAGGAGATGGGCGTTCTTCCCCTCCTCGCCACTCTGCTCAGCCCCCAGTCATCCTGCACACCCAGAGTTGCCAATATCATCGCAGAGGTGGCCAAAAATG AGTTCATGCGAACTCCCTGTGTGGAAGCTGGCCTCATCCCTCCACTCATTCAGCTGTTGAACTCCACCGATCAGGAGATTCTACTGCAGACGGGCCGGGCTCTTGGCAACATCTGTTATGACAGCC ATTCCCTACAAGGCCAGCTGATCAGCATGGGCGTGATCCCCACTCTGGTGAAGCTGCTCGGCATCCATTCCCACAACGCCGCCCTGACGGAAATGTGTCTCATCGCCTTTGGGAATTTAGCTGAGCTCG AGTCGAGCAAGGAGCAGTTTGCCTCCACCAACATCGCCGAGGAACTGGTGCGCCTTTTCCAGAAACAAGTGGAGcatgaaaagagagaaatgatATTTGAGGTCCTGGCTCCTCTCGCAGAAAATG ATGTGATCAAGTTGCAGATGGTGGAGGCGGGCTTGGTGGAATGTCTCCTGGAGGTGGTGGGCCAAACTGTAGACGGCAAGCGGGAAGAGGATGTTGCCCAGCTGAAGACAGCTTCTGACCTGATGGTGCTCCTGCTGCTCGGAG ATGAGTCCATGCAGAAGCTgtttgagggagggaagggcaGTGTCTTCCAGAGGGTGCTTTCCTGGATCCCATCGCACAACCACCAGTTGCAACTGGCTGGTGCGCTTGCTATTGCTAATTTTGCCCGCAACG ATGGCAATTGCATCCACATGGTGGACACTGGTATCGTGGAGATGCTTTTGGAGCTGTTGGATCGGCACATCGACGAAGGCAACGTCACAGTTCAACACGCAGCTCTCAGTGCTCTTCGTAACCTGGCCATACCCG TTGTGAACAAATCCAAGATGCTGTCAGCTGGAGTTGCAGATGTGGTGTTGAAGTTCTTGCAGTCTGAGATGCCGCCTGTCCAGTTTAAGCTTCTGGGGACCTTACGTATGCTCATTGACACACAAG TGGAAGCAGCGGACCAGCTTGGCACCAACGGGAAActggtggagcggctggtggaGTGGTGCGAAGCCAAAGATCACGCTGGGGTGATGGGCGAGTCCAACAGGCTTCTTTCCGCTCTCATCCGACACAGCAAGAGCAAG GATGTTGTTAGGACAGTCATCCAGGGAGGAGGAGTCAAGCACTtagtcaccatggcaaccagtGAGCACATGATCATGCAGAATGAAGCACTGGTGGCGCTGGGCCTCATTGCGGCGCTCGATTTGG TTGCAGCGGAGAAGGACTTTGAAGGAGCCAACCTCGTTGCTGTGCTTCATAAGCTGTTGTCGGATGAGAGGAGTGCGCCGGAGATTAAATACAACTCCATGATCCTCATCTGTGCTGTCATGGGCTCCG AGCCCCTCCACAAAGAAGTCCAAAGCCGGGCGTTCATCGACGTGGTGTCCAAGCTTCGTTCGCACGAAAACAAGACGGTGTCCCACCAGGCGTCGCTCACGGAGCAGAGGCTAACCGCTCAGAGCTAA
- the rap1gds1 gene encoding rap1 GTPase-GDP dissociation stimulator 1 isoform X1, with product MDNLSDALAKLKLASTDSASDSVDGCLDCLLKALLNNTTEASVKVQEMGVLPLLATLLSPQSSCTPRVANIIAEVAKNEFMRTPCVEAGLIPPLIQLLNSTDQEILLQTGRALGNICYDSHEGRSAVDLAGGAQIVAEHIKTLSQNTEPENEKLLTVFCGMLMNYSNDNDSLQGQLISMGVIPTLVKLLGIHSHNAALTEMCLIAFGNLAELESSKEQFASTNIAEELVRLFQKQVEHEKREMIFEVLAPLAENDVIKLQMVEAGLVECLLEVVGQTVDGKREEDVAQLKTASDLMVLLLLGDESMQKLFEGGKGSVFQRVLSWIPSHNHQLQLAGALAIANFARNDGNCIHMVDTGIVEMLLELLDRHIDEGNVTVQHAALSALRNLAIPVVNKSKMLSAGVADVVLKFLQSEMPPVQFKLLGTLRMLIDTQVEAADQLGTNGKLVERLVEWCEAKDHAGVMGESNRLLSALIRHSKSKDVVRTVIQGGGVKHLVTMATSEHMIMQNEALVALGLIAALDLVAAEKDFEGANLVAVLHKLLSDERSAPEIKYNSMILICAVMGSEPLHKEVQSRAFIDVVSKLRSHENKTVSHQASLTEQRLTAQS from the exons ATGG ACAACCTGAGTGACGCCTTGGCGAAACTTAAACTGGCGTCCACAGACAGCGCCTCGGACAGCGTGGACGGCTGTCTGGACTGTCTGCTGAAAGCTCTGCTCAACAACA CCACGGAGGCCAGTGTGAAGGTCCAGGAGATGGGCGTTCTTCCCCTCCTCGCCACTCTGCTCAGCCCCCAGTCATCCTGCACACCCAGAGTTGCCAATATCATCGCAGAGGTGGCCAAAAATG AGTTCATGCGAACTCCCTGTGTGGAAGCTGGCCTCATCCCTCCACTCATTCAGCTGTTGAACTCCACCGATCAGGAGATTCTACTGCAGACGGGCCGGGCTCTTGGCAACATCTGTTATGACAGCC atgaGGGCAGGAGTGCAGTTGACCTGGCAGGAGGGGCTCAGATAGTAGCTGAACACATTAAAACCCTCTCCCAAAATACAGAGCCGGAAAATGAGAAGCTCTTGACAGTCTTTTGTGGCATGCTGATGAACTATAGCAATGATAATG ATTCCCTACAAGGCCAGCTGATCAGCATGGGCGTGATCCCCACTCTGGTGAAGCTGCTCGGCATCCATTCCCACAACGCCGCCCTGACGGAAATGTGTCTCATCGCCTTTGGGAATTTAGCTGAGCTCG AGTCGAGCAAGGAGCAGTTTGCCTCCACCAACATCGCCGAGGAACTGGTGCGCCTTTTCCAGAAACAAGTGGAGcatgaaaagagagaaatgatATTTGAGGTCCTGGCTCCTCTCGCAGAAAATG ATGTGATCAAGTTGCAGATGGTGGAGGCGGGCTTGGTGGAATGTCTCCTGGAGGTGGTGGGCCAAACTGTAGACGGCAAGCGGGAAGAGGATGTTGCCCAGCTGAAGACAGCTTCTGACCTGATGGTGCTCCTGCTGCTCGGAG ATGAGTCCATGCAGAAGCTgtttgagggagggaagggcaGTGTCTTCCAGAGGGTGCTTTCCTGGATCCCATCGCACAACCACCAGTTGCAACTGGCTGGTGCGCTTGCTATTGCTAATTTTGCCCGCAACG ATGGCAATTGCATCCACATGGTGGACACTGGTATCGTGGAGATGCTTTTGGAGCTGTTGGATCGGCACATCGACGAAGGCAACGTCACAGTTCAACACGCAGCTCTCAGTGCTCTTCGTAACCTGGCCATACCCG TTGTGAACAAATCCAAGATGCTGTCAGCTGGAGTTGCAGATGTGGTGTTGAAGTTCTTGCAGTCTGAGATGCCGCCTGTCCAGTTTAAGCTTCTGGGGACCTTACGTATGCTCATTGACACACAAG TGGAAGCAGCGGACCAGCTTGGCACCAACGGGAAActggtggagcggctggtggaGTGGTGCGAAGCCAAAGATCACGCTGGGGTGATGGGCGAGTCCAACAGGCTTCTTTCCGCTCTCATCCGACACAGCAAGAGCAAG GATGTTGTTAGGACAGTCATCCAGGGAGGAGGAGTCAAGCACTtagtcaccatggcaaccagtGAGCACATGATCATGCAGAATGAAGCACTGGTGGCGCTGGGCCTCATTGCGGCGCTCGATTTGG TTGCAGCGGAGAAGGACTTTGAAGGAGCCAACCTCGTTGCTGTGCTTCATAAGCTGTTGTCGGATGAGAGGAGTGCGCCGGAGATTAAATACAACTCCATGATCCTCATCTGTGCTGTCATGGGCTCCG AGCCCCTCCACAAAGAAGTCCAAAGCCGGGCGTTCATCGACGTGGTGTCCAAGCTTCGTTCGCACGAAAACAAGACGGTGTCCCACCAGGCGTCGCTCACGGAGCAGAGGCTAACCGCTCAGAGCTAA